Proteins encoded within one genomic window of Callithrix jacchus isolate 240 chromosome 11, calJac240_pri, whole genome shotgun sequence:
- the GPR141 gene encoding putative G-protein coupled receptor 141, producing the protein MAPLHSSLGNKSETPSQKKKCQLQSFESLSGALSPPGDFPSMAGHNTSRNSSCDPILTPHLISLYFVVLIGGLVGVISILFLLVKMNTRSVTTMAVINLVVIHSVFLLTVPFRLTYLIKETWTFGLPFCKFVSAMLHIHMYLTFLFYVVILVTRYLIFFKRRDKVEFYRKLHAVAASAGMWTLVIVIVVPVVISRYGSHEEYNEKHCFKFHKELAHVHVKVINYMIVTFVIAIAVTLLVFQIVIIMFMVQKLRHSLLSHQEFWAQLKNLFFIGIILVCFLPYQFFRIYYLNVVTHSNACNSNVAFYNEIFLSVTAISCYDLLLFVFGGSHWFKQKIIDLWNCVLCR; encoded by the coding sequence atggcgccattgcattccagcctgggcaacaagagtgaaactccgtctcaaaaaaaaaaatgtcagttaCAAAGCTTTGAAAGCTTGTCTGGTGCTTTGTCTCCTCCAGGTGACTTCCCAAGTATGGCTGGCCACAATACCTCGAGGAATTCCTCTTGTGATCCTATACTGACACCCCACTTAATCAGCCTCTACTTCGTAGTGCTCATTGGAGGGCTGGTGGGTGTCATCTCCATTCTGTTCCTGTTGGTGAAAATGAACACCCGGTCAGTGACCACCATGGCGGTCATTAACTTGGTGGTGATCCATAGCGTTTTTCTGCTGACAGTGCCATTTCGCTTGACCTACCTCATCAAGGAGACTTGGACGTTTGGGCTGCCCTTCTGCAAATTCGTGAGTGCTATGCTACACATCCATATGTACCTCACGTTCCTGTTCTATGTGGTGATCCTGGTCACCAGGTACCTCATCTTCTTCAAGCGCAGAGACAAAGTGGAATTCTACAGAAAACTGCATGCTGTGGCTGCCAGTGCTGGCATGTGGACCCTGGTGATTGTCATTGTGGTACCCGTGGTCATCTCCCGGTATGGAAGTCATGAGGAATACAATGAGAAGCACTGTTTCAAATTCCACAAAGAGCTTGCTCACGTGCATGTGAAAGTCATCAACTATATGATAGTCACTTTTGTCATAGCCATTGCTGTGACTCTCTTGGTCTTCCAGATTGTCATCATTATGTTTATGGTGCAGAAGCTACGCCACTCCTTACTATCCCACCAGGAGTTCTGGGCTCAACTGAAAAACCTGTTTTTTATAGGGATCATCCTTGTTTGTTTCCTTCCCTACCAGTTCTTTAGGATCTATTACTTGAATGTGGTGACACACTCCAATGCCTGTAACAGCAATGTTGCATTTTATAATGAAATCTTCTTGAGTGTAACTGCAATTAGTTGCTATGATTtgcttctctttgtctttggggGAAGCCATTGGTTTAAGCAAAAGATAATTGACTTATGGAACTGTGTTTTGTGCCGTTAG